The genome window TAGTGCCGGCGCATCCCACCACGCGGCGTGAACGGCGGCCAGGAGATCGGCCATTCGGTCCAGCACCGCCGCAGACGGTGGAAAAGACACCGGATGATGGGTTCCGCCCAGGTCTTCGAGCAGCAGCGTGCACTGCCGGGCAGCGGTATCGTCCACAAAGCCCAGCAACCTCGGCACCGGGAGCCCCGGGGTTCTGGGCAGCAGATCGCGGTAAAACCCCAGTTCCGGCAGACCGGCGGCGTACCAGTCGGGACCGTATATCTTGGCAATCAGTGTTCTGGGCCCGCCGGAAGGCACGCCATCGCCCAGATGAAGGCGCACGATCCGGTCGGCGTGTCCTGTAAAGGTCTGCCCCTCCCTCACGTGCTGGACAGAAAATCCCAGCATCGGGCCCAGGACTTCCGGCATCAGCAGCCGCGACGCAAACGACATGAACCCAGGGTAAATCAGGCAAGTGTCTCTTCCCTCGCCCCCTGGGGACCGGGCCTCCGCTAAGGTACGGAGCATGACAGGAACGGGCATCACAGCACAGACGTCCCCCCCCACCGAGCGGTCCGAGGCGCTGTTCACCCGCGCCCGCACCGTTACGCCGGGCGGCGTGAACAGTCCGGTACGGGCGTTCAAGAGCGTGGGCGGCACGCCGCGCTTTATCCGTGAGGCGCACGGCGCGTACCTGACCGATGCCGACGGGACCCGCTTTATCGACTACATCGGGTCATGGGGACCGATGATTCTGGGCCATGACCACCCGGCGGTGCGGGAGGCGATCTCGGACGCCCTGCAGTACGGCACGTCGTTTGGCGCTCCGGGCGAGCGCGAGGTGGAGCTGGCCGAACTGGTGACGCGCCTGACCCACACCGATAAGGTTCGCTTTACCAGCAGCGGCACCGAGGCGACCATGAGCGCGCTGCGGCTGGCCCGAGGATTTACCGGGCGCAAGCTGATCGTGAAGTTCCGGGGCAACTACCACGGCCACGCCGACGGCCTGCTCGTGGAGGCGGGCAGCGGCCTGATGACCAACCTCGACGGTGGCCTGGGCGCGGCGGCCCCCAGCAGTGCGGGCGTGCCCGAGGAGTACGCCGCCCTGACACTGGTCAGTGAGTACAACGACCCCCAGGGTCTAGACACCCTGATGGCCGAGCGCGGCGCGGAGGTGGCCGCCGTGATCTTTGAGCCGGTGGTGGGCAACGCCGGGGTGCTGATTCCCACCCCCGAGTTTCTGGAGGCCCTGCACCGTGTCCAGAACGCGGGAGCGCTGCTGATTGCCGACGAGGTCATGACCGGCTTCCGCCTGTCTCTGAACGGCGCCACCGGCCGGCTGGGCCTCAGGCCCGACCTGATCTGCTGGGGCAAGATCATCGGCGGCGGGCTGCCCGTGGGCGCTTACGGCGGGCGGGCCGAGGTCATGGATTTCGTCTCGCCGCAGGGACCGGTGTACCAGGCGGGCACGCTGAGCGGCAACCCGCTGGCAATGGCGGCCGGCCTCGCGACCCTGAGAACGCTGGAGGCCGATCCCGATCTGTACACGCGCCTGGAGACCTACACCACGCGCCTGAGCGACGGCCTGAAGACGCTGGCCGCAGAAGCGGGCGTACCCGTCAGCGTCAACCAGATCGGCTCGATGCTCACTCCCTTCTTTCAGGACGCCCCGCACGGCTCGGTCCGCAGCTACACCGACGCCGCCCGCAGCGACACGCGGGCCTTCGCCGCATGGTTCCAGGGCCTGCTGTCGCGCGGCATCTACTGGGCACCCTCGCAGTTCGAGAGCATCTTCGTCAGCGCGGCACACACCGGCGTGGAACTGGATGCCACACTACAGGCCGTACGGGCCGCCCTCGCCGACCTGAACGGCACCGACCTCTCGCCCAAAGGAGTCCAGCCTTGACCGTCATGCACGCCACCCCGGACGTGATCCGGGTGCTGAAAGAGAACAAGGTCATCGCTGTGGTGGGCTTTCACCACGACAGCACCAAACCCGCGTACTACGTGCCCGAATACATGCACCGCCAGGGCTACACGGTCATCCCGGTCAATCCGGCGCTGGCCGCGCGCGGCGAAAGCTATTTCGGCCACAAGGCGGTGGCCACGCTGGCCGAGATCAGCATGCCGGTGGACATCGTGGACATCTTCCGCCGCAGCGACCGGGTGCCCGACCACCTCGACGACATCCTGAGCATGCAGCCGCTCCCCAGGGTGGTGTGGATGCAACTCGGCATCCGCAACGACCGGGTGGCCCGGGAACTCACGGCGCGCGGCATTGACGTCGTTCAGGACCGCTGCCTGCTCGCCGACCACCGCGCGCTGCTGTAGCCTGCCCCCATTCCGACACCCGGCCCAACAATCCGGTCAGAAAGTGGCCCCCACATGCAGGGGCCGCTTCCCTTTGGGACGGTCTGCACCCGCTGTTCTGCCCCGTCTGCCTGCCTGTTCTATCCGCCTGGGCTGTTGTGACGTTCAGACCAGAACTGAACTGGAACACGGGG of Deinococcus aerophilus contains these proteins:
- the hemL gene encoding glutamate-1-semialdehyde 2,1-aminomutase gives rise to the protein MTGTGITAQTSPPTERSEALFTRARTVTPGGVNSPVRAFKSVGGTPRFIREAHGAYLTDADGTRFIDYIGSWGPMILGHDHPAVREAISDALQYGTSFGAPGEREVELAELVTRLTHTDKVRFTSSGTEATMSALRLARGFTGRKLIVKFRGNYHGHADGLLVEAGSGLMTNLDGGLGAAAPSSAGVPEEYAALTLVSEYNDPQGLDTLMAERGAEVAAVIFEPVVGNAGVLIPTPEFLEALHRVQNAGALLIADEVMTGFRLSLNGATGRLGLRPDLICWGKIIGGGLPVGAYGGRAEVMDFVSPQGPVYQAGTLSGNPLAMAAGLATLRTLEADPDLYTRLETYTTRLSDGLKTLAAEAGVPVSVNQIGSMLTPFFQDAPHGSVRSYTDAARSDTRAFAAWFQGLLSRGIYWAPSQFESIFVSAAHTGVELDATLQAVRAALADLNGTDLSPKGVQP
- a CDS encoding CoA-binding protein, with the protein product MHATPDVIRVLKENKVIAVVGFHHDSTKPAYYVPEYMHRQGYTVIPVNPALAARGESYFGHKAVATLAEISMPVDIVDIFRRSDRVPDHLDDILSMQPLPRVVWMQLGIRNDRVARELTARGIDVVQDRCLLADHRALL